AAAGGGACGAGATAGGCCAGATCGCCATCGGCGCGCCATCGTCCCGCTCGGAAGCGGGCACCGTCGATCGAGAGTGACTGGAGGGCCATGGTTGGTCGCCAGGCTACGCTCCGCGGCGTGCTGCTGGTCGTTACCGACGAACGGTGTGCCGACCACATGGCCGGCACGAACCATCCCGAACGACCCGATCGGCTCCGTGCCGCGATCGACGGCGTGGTCCAATCGGGTCGACGTGAGGCGGTGCAACTGATGTCGCCGCGGCCCGCCGCCGATTCCGACCTGGCGTTGGTGCACACCGGCGGGCTGATCGAACACGTCCGCCGGGTCGACGCCGGCGGCGGTGGACGACTCGATCCCGACACGGTGATGAACAACTCCAGTCTCGGCGCGGCGCTCCTGGCCGCCGGGTCGGTCGTGACCGCGGCCGAGGAGTTGGCATCGCAGCCCGGTCTTCGTGCGGCCTACAGCATCGTGCGGCCGCCCGGACACCACGCGACCGCGGCCCGGTCGATGGGGTTCTGTCTGTTCAACTCGGTGGCGGTGGCGGCGGCAACGAGGGCGGCGCTGGGCGAACGGGTCGCGATCGTCGACATCGACGCCCACCACGGCAACGGCACCCAGGACATCTTCTACGAACGTGACGACGTGCTGTTCGCGTCGATCCACCAGTCGCCGCTCTACCCCGGATCGGGGGCGTTGACCGAGCGTGGTGCCGGCGCCGGCATCGGCACCACGATCAATCTGCCGCTGCCGCCGGGGGCGACCGGCGACATCGCCCGCGCCGGCATCGCCGACGTGATCGCGCCCTCGATCGAGGCGTTCGCCCCCGACTGGATCTTCATCTCCGCCGGCTACGACGGCCATCGCGACGATCCGATCACCAACCTCGGCTACACCTCGGGCGACATCGCCGACATGGTCGCCGATGTGCAGTCGATGGCGCCTGCCGGTCGGTGTGTGGTCCTGCTCGAGGGCGGCTACGACCTCGACGCGGTGCGCGACAGCAGTGCCGCCGTGACCGCCGCGTTGCTCGGTGAACGACATCGTCCGGAGCCTGCAACGAGCGGCGGCCCCGGCGCCGAGGTGGTGGAGGCGGCTCGTCGTCTCCACCACGACACATGAGTGAGCTCCCACCCGGCCTCGATGCCGTCATCGAGCGGGCCGGCCCACTGACCCGGCGATTCGTCGATGCGGGCCATCGCCTCTACTTCGTCGGTGGTGTGGTTCGCGACCATCTGCTGGAGCGATCCCGATCCGAGAACGACCTGGACGCGACCACCGATGCCCGGCCGCCTCGGATCAAGGCGCTGGTCGCCGATGTGGCCGAGGCCGTGTGGACCCAGGGCGAACGGTTCGGCACGATCGGCTGCACGGTCGACGGTCAGGTCTACGAGATCACCACCCATCGTGCGGAGTCCTACGAACACGACTCCCGCAAGCCGACGGTGGTGTTCGGCGACCGCATCGACGACGACCTCGCCCGGCGCGACTTCACCGTGAACGCGATGGCGGTCGACCTCGCCGACGGCACCCTCGTGGATCCCCACGGCGGTCGCGCCGATCTCGCCGCGGGCGTACTGCGCACCCCGCTCGACCCCGAGGTGTCGTTCTCCGAGGACCCGTTGCGCATGCTGCGCGCGGCCCGATTCCACGCCGGCTACGACCTGACGCCGACGCCCGAGCTCACCGCCGCCATCACGACCCTGCTCGACCGGATGGAGATCGTCTCCGTCGAACGGATCCGCGACGAACTCCAGAAGCTGCTCCTCCTCGATGATCCCGGGCCCGGGTTTCGGCTGCTGGCCGAGACGGGGTTGTTGGCCCGCGTCCTGCCGACACTGGGCGAGCTGTCACCGGCCGAGGCCGAGGACCGTGGTCATTGCGCCGGCGCGGTGCGCGCCGATGCCGCAGCTCGTTGGGCAGCCCTGCTGGCACCGGAGGGCATCACCGCGTCGGTGCCGGGCTCGCTGAGGTTCTCGGGGGCGCTCACTCGCGATGTGATCTGGTTCGCGTCGGGGGGCGACTGGGTGTCCGACCCGGGCGGTCGCCCGCCCGAACCGCCCCGGATCCGACGTGATGCGGCGATGGTGCCGAGCGAACGTGCACTGGGCGAACTCCTCGACTGGGTCGCGGCACTGAGAACGACCAGGGGTCTGCCCAGCGACGACATCGAGCGCTATCGGGAGGCCCATCGGGCGCTCCTGGCCGACGAGCCCGATCTGGCCGACCCGGCCCCGTTGCTCACCGGTGAAGCCGTGTGCGCCGTGCTCGGCATCGAGCCCGGTCGCGAGGTCGGGGTGGCGATGACGTGGTTGCGCGAGCTCCGGCTCGACGAGGGTCCGGTCGACGCCCCGACGGCGGTCCGGCGCCTGCAGGCGTGGTGGCCGAATCGGCCGGACGCTCGGTCCTGACGGCTCACACCCCGAGCTTGCGGGCCCGCACGACCAGGGTGGCGGGTACGAGGGCCTCGTCGCGTCGCTCGAGCAGCTGATCGACGGCGAAGTTGGTCCGCGTCAGCGAGGTCACGATGCTCTCCGCGGTGTGGATCCACCGATCGCCGATCGGGTCGGGCGAGTCCCACGGCGTGGTCGTGCGGTTCGGGTCGACCGGGTCGGCGGCGAGGGAGGCCGGGTGGGGAAGCGAGACGACGAAGTGACCGCTCGGCCGGATCACACGATGGACCTGACGAAAGACCCGGTTCAGGTCCTGCACGAAGGACAGCGACGTGACGGCGATCGCCAGGTCGACATGGTCGGCGGCCAGGAAGGCGAGCTCGGCCGGTTGGGCCTGGTGGAACTCGATGGTCACGTCGTGTGTCGACGCCAGGGTCCGGGCGGCGCCGAGTTGGCTGACGTCGTGATCGATCGCGATGACGCGCGCGCCGCGGCGGGCGAGCCCGACGGCGGTGTGGCCCTGGCCACAGCCGAGGTCGAGGATGCGACGACCGGCGACGTCGCCCACGAGACGGCGTTCGACGTCGGCCCCGACCCCGGGACCGAAGTCGACCGATTCCAGCGACCGGGCGGCATCGGGGAGGCGGTGATCGTGCAGCGACATGAGTGGAGTCTTGCCGCCATGCACGGGGTTGGTGCGGACGGGTACCCTCCAACCCTGTGGAACAGCCCGCTCGCGTGGAGACCAGACGGTGAAGCTCGGACTCACCGAGGCCGCTCGCGCCAACGCGGTCCGGACCGGCGCGGGCATCGACTATCGCCTCGCCCGCGAGGCGACGCTGGCCGCCTGGCGTGAGGGCGACCTCTCGACGGGCCAGGTGTGCGATGCCCAGCGGGAGCTGCGTCGCAACGCCGAGTTCTGTGGCGTCGACCTCGCGTCCCCGTGTCCGGTGTGCGAGGCCGACGACCTGGTCGAGGTCACCTATGTCTTCGGTCCCCGACTCCCGAAGCACGGTCGATGTGTGACCAGCGACAAGGAGATGGCCCGCATCGCTGCTCGCAAGTCGACCAGCCAGGGCTATGTCGTCGAGGTTTGCACCACCTGCGGGTGGAACCATCTGCTCCGGTCACGCTCGTTCGGCGGCTGATCGCCGCCCGCGGCCCCTTGCCGGAGACCCGAGGCGTCGGTATCGTTGAGAACACCGCCGGCAGCCTCGTGCGCTGGACGGGAAAGGAGAGTCAGACATGGGCAAACTCACCGCCCCTGCGATTGCCGCCCACAAGACGCGCGACGGCAAGGATCCGCTGGTCATGGTCACGGCCTACGACGCGCCCGGCGCCCGTATGGCCAGTGAGGCCGGCGCCGATCTGATCCTGGTGGGCGACAGCCTCGCCATGGTCGTGCTCGGCTACGACGACACCCTCCAGGTGTCGATCGACGACATGTGCCACCACACCGCCGCGGTGGCGCGGGCCAAGCCCGACTGCCACATCGTCGGCGACATGCCGTGGATGAGTTACCACGTCTCTCCGCAGGAAACCGTCCAGAACGCCGCTGCCCTGATGAGGGCCGGCGCCCATTCGGTGAAGCTCGAGGGCGGACGCAAGCGTCTGCCGATGATCGAGCAGATCATCGACGCCGAGATCCCGGTGATGGGCCACATCGGTCTCACCCCCCAGTCGATCCACGCCATGGGTGGTTTCAAGGTCCAGGGCAAGCAGGCCGAACACGCCCGCAAGCTCGTCCAGGCCGCCAAGTCGCTCGCCCACGCCGGCTGTTTCGCCATCGTGCTCGAGGGGGTGCCCGCCCGTGTTGCCGAGATGGTGACCGCGGCGGTCGACATCCCGACGATCGGGATCGGGGCCGGAGCCCGGTGCGACGGGCAGGTGCTCGTCTACCACGACCTCCTCGGCATCGAGGACCGCTTCGTGCCGAAGTTCGTGCGGCGCTACGCCGACATCAAGGGCCAGTCGGTCGAGGCCATCCGGGCCTACGCAGCCGACGTGCGATCGGGTGCCTTCCCGAACGACGCCGAGAGCTACCACATGGCCGACGAAGAGGCCGCCGAACTCCACCTCTACGGCGCCGGCTGACGGCAATGCGTCGCATTGCGGCCGACGCGTCGCGTTGCGTCGAGTTGGGCTGTGCCGAACTCCCGGTCTAGCGAGCGAGTTCGTCCACGTTCCACCAGGGGGACATGGCGAACTCGATCGAGCGGGTGAACGCGACCATGCTGCGCGGGACCGGGTGGACGAACGCGCCCCACGGTGTCTCGTCGGTGATCTCGGCCGTTTGCGGGTCGATCGACACCATGGTGGCGTCGGCCAGGCCGGCGTCGTAGAACGTGCGGTCGCACACGCCGTTGCGCCAGTAGATGTAGTCGTTGGCCGTCACCCACTCCCGATCGGACCGAGCCGACGGCGCGTCGGCCGGCAACGTGACGGTGCAGCGCAGCTCGTGGGCCGCGTCGGCGCCGGCGAACATCGACAATCGGTCGCCGGTGGCCGTGTATCCGGCGTGGCCCTTCACGGTGAAGCCGTCGACCGGGTCGAGCGTTCCCTTCTCGCACTCGGCGTCGACGACGAGGTAGCGGGGTATCCCGTCGGCGTCGCGCACATAGGTCGACCACTCGGCCCTGATGCCACTGGCCAGACCCGACACCCGATACATGTTGACGGTCAGGCAGATGTACGGATCGTCACCCTCGATGCAGCGAATGGGGGCGAGTGGCAGCGGGACGGCGATGTGGTGTGCGAACGCCTCCACCCGGTCTTCTCGCACGGCGAAGTTGAGGTAGATCGGCGGCGGATCGTTCTCGACGGTGAAGCGAACGAGCGGCTTGGCCCGTCCGATGGCGACCATGAACGCGTCCTTCATCAACAGCTGGGAGTACAGGAAGCGTTTGGCCGCCGACAGCCGGCGGCGTTTCCACTTGGAGACCGGTACGGGCTTCATCGAGAGGAAGTCTCGCGCGTCGTCGGGTCAGCGCCAGCGGAGCGCGTCGATCAGCGCGTCGATCTCGTCGTGGGTGTTGTAGATGTGCAGCGAGGCCCGCACCAGGGGTGGGAGATCGCGTGCGGTTGCGTCGATCAGAGCGCTCCCGGGTCCGACGACGCTGACGTTGATGCCCTGGTCGCGCAGCGCGTGCTTCACCTCGTCGGCCTGGCGTTCGCCCAGCGAGAAGGTCACGATGCCGCACTTCTCCCGACCGAGATCGTGCACCGCCGCGTCGGGCACCTCCTCGGTGAGTCGTTCCCGCAGCGCCGAGGCGACCTCTGCGATGCGCTCGCGCGTGGGGTCGAGGCCCCATGCGAGCGCATCGTCGACCGCTGCGCCCAGACCCAGGAACCCGGCCCAGCTCTTCTCCCACGTCTCGAAACGTGACGCGTCCGGCTTGAGCTCGTAGGTGGTCGGACTCGTCCAGGTCGCGCCGTCGTGGTCGATCGTGATCGGATGGATCGTTTCGAGCAGGGATTGCCGCACCCAGAGAAAGCCGGTTCCGCGCGGCCCCCGCAGGAACTTGCGGCCCGTGGCGGTGAGCGCATCGCAGCCGATGTCGTCGACGTCGAGCGGCAGCTGACCGGCCGACTGGCAGGCGTCGAGCAGGTAGGGGATGCCGTGGGCGTTGGCCACCCGCCCGATCGCGGCGGCCGGGTTGACCAGGCCACCGTTGGTGGGGACGTGGTTGACCGAGATCAGCCGGACGCGCTCGTCGACCATGCGTTCGAGGGCGTCGACGTCGAACTCGCCGTCTTCGTTGTTCGGTACGACCTCGACGGAGATGCCGGTCCGGCGGGCGAGGTGCAGATAGGCCACATAGTTGGCGCCGTACTCGGACTGTGTGGTGAGGAGCCGGTCGCCCTCGCGCCAGGGGAGCGAGTAGACGAACAGGTCGAGGCCGGCGGTGTTGCTGGTCATCAACGCGATCTCTGCGGGTGTGGCGTTGATCAGCCGGGCGATCGAGTCGTAGACACCCTGGATCCGGTCGGCCTCCGCCTCCTGGGCCTCGTAGCCCCCGATCCGCGCCTCGAGTTCGAGATGCTCGATCTGGGTGCGGAGGGTACGTGCGGCGGGCAGGGCGGCGCCGGCGTTGTTGAAGTGGACGAGGTCCCGACACCCCGGGGTCTCGGCACGGGCGCGGGCGACATCGATCGGGGGCATGCCCGTAGACTATTTGCCGGGGCGACGGCCGGTCGGGTGTCATACCCCCTTCGTAGGGTGCAGTCATGCGCTCGGCCGATAGCCTCCTCGCGACAACCGAAACAACCCCTGCCCCGGGAAGGGGCCCCGCTGTGCGGGTCCAGAGGAGGTGAGCTCGTGGCTATTTTGCGAGCCTATGAATTGATGATCATCATCGACATCGATGTCCCTGAAAACGACATCTCGAAGGTGATTGCTCGTACCGAAGGTCTGATCACCGATGAAGGTGGCCGGATTGCGAAGACCGATCACTGGGGTCGTCGCCGCTTCGCCTACGAGATCAACCACAAGACCGAAGGCAACTATGTCGTGTGGGAGATCGTGACCGAAACGGCCGGACTCCCCACCACCGAGCGCCAGCTCCGTCTCGCGGACGACATCGTCCGCCACAAGCTGTTCCGTCTCCCCGAGAAGGAAGCCGCGAAGCGCGGCCTCTTCGGTGAGACGGCGCCGGCTGCCGCCGGCTGATCGGAAGAGGTACCGACATGGCATTCGACAACACCATCACCGTGGTGGGCAACGTGACCCGCGACCCCGAGCTGCGGTTCACCCAGGGCGGCATGGCCGTCGCGAACTTCGGCATCGCCTGGAACAAGAAGAAGGCCGACGGCGAGGAAGAGGTTTCCTTCTTCAACGTCAGCTGCTTCCGCCAGCTTGCCGAGAACGTCGCGGAGTCGATCACGAAGGGCTCGCGCGTCGTCGTCTACGGCATGCTCCAGCAGCGCAGTTGGGACACCCCCGACGGAGATCGCCGCTCGGCCGTCGAGATCATCGCCGACGATGTCGCCCCCAGCCTCAAGTGGGCATCGGCCGACATCCGCCGCAACGAGTTCCGCGGCGACGGAGGCGGTCAGGGCGGTGGCGGTGGCGGCTCAGCCCCCTCGCGACCGGCCCCCAACGAGGCGCCGCCTGCATACGACATGGACGAGGAGCCGTTCTAGCCCGCCGGCAGAACGAGCCCACAACAGATTCGAAGAACGGAAAACACCACAATGGCCAAGGTCAAGAAGCGCGGCGCCAAGAGCATGAAAGATGCCGGTCGTCGCGGCAAGAAGAAGGTTTCCATCCTCTCCCAGGAGAAGATCGACTACGTCGACTGGAAAGACGCCAACCTGTTGCGTCGTTTCATGTCCGAGCGTGCCAAGATCCGTGCCCGCCGTGTCAACGGCAACGACACGCAGCAGCAAAAGCTCGTCGCCGATGCGATCAAGGTCGCTCGCGAGATGGCACTGATTCCCTACGCCAGCCGGGTCACGACGCAGCGCAGCAATCGCGATCGCGGTGAGCGTGGCGGGCGTGCCGATGGTCCGGCGCCGCGTCCGAGCGGTCCGCCGCCGGGTGGCGACGATGCATCCGAGGATCGCGACGACGTGCTCGACACCACCGAGATCGAAGGCGTCACCATCGATGGTGATCAGGCGACGCTCGCCGATGCGATGAGCGAGGAGGCAGACTCGTGAAGGTGATCCTGCGTCAAGATGTCGACGGACTCGGCCGCAAAGGCGACGTCTGCGACGTCACCGACGGGCATTTCCGCAACCTTTTGAGTCCCAAGGGTCTCGCCATGAAGGCGACCAAGGGTGCCGAAGCACAGGGTGAGGCGATGCGTCGCGCCGCGAGCATGCGCAACGCAGCGAGCCGGGCCGATGCAGAAGAGGTCGCCACCACGCTGGTACCCACCGTCATCACCATCTCGGCGAAGGCCGGCGACGGTGGCCGGCTGTTCGGTTCTGTCGGCGCTGCCGAGATCGTCGAGGCCGTCGAGGCCCAGACGGGCATCGTCGTCGATCGAAGGTCCCTCAACCTCGAGCACCCGCTCAAGGATCTGGGTCAGTCCATGGTGATGTGCAAGCTCCACCCCGAGGTCGAGTTCCCCATCACCGTCGACATCATCGAAGAGTGAGTGCCCGGCCACCCCGGCGACGGGGTGGCCGCGCGCACAATCCCCAGCGCTCCACAGGGTCGTCCACAGCGTGCCGCATCTGTGTACAAGCTTTGTCCACAGCTATCGCGCCTGATTTCCCCGGGAATACCGAGGATTCCCCCTGGTTCCACACAGGGGTCGGAGGCCACCATCGTCCGTCGGCGTCGGAAGTGGATGTGAAATGGTCATGAGCGAGATCGACACCGGGCGCACGGCGAGAGTGCCACCGCACAACCTCGAAGCCGAGGAGTCGTTGCTCGGCGCGATGCTGTTGTCGCGCGATGCAATCGCCGACGCGGTGGAAGTCACCACGGTCGAGCAGTTCTACCGGCCCGCGCACGCCCACGTGTTCGACGCCATCTCGACCCTCTACGCCGCCGGCGATCCGGTGGATCCGGTCACCGTGGCCGAGGAACTCGATCGCGGTGGAGTGCTCGAGACCATCGGCGGACTCGACGGACTCATCAGTCTCCAGCTCAACACGCCGGCCACCTCCAACGCGGGGAAGTACGCCAGCATCATCCAGGAGCGCTACACGCTGCGACGCCTCATCGAGGTCGCCGGCGAGATCGCGGAGATCGGCTACGGCCGACCCGACGACGTGACCAAGGCGGTCGACCAGGCCGAGAACATGATGTTCCAGGTGGCCCAGGGCCGAGTGGCCGACACGATGGGGGAGATCCGCGACCTCCTCGATGCCACGCTCGATCGCCTCGAACAGCTCTATGAGGCGGGCGAGGGCATCACCGGCACGCCGACGGGCTTCGTCGATCTCGATGCGCTGTTGTCGGGGCTCCAGCCCAATGCGCTGATCATCGTCGGTGCCCGCCCCGCCATGGGCAAGACCGCGTTCGCGCTCAACATGGCGGCCCATGCCGCCGTCCGCGAGAACCGTCCGACCCTGATCTTCAGCCTGGAGATGGGCCATCTCGAGCTCACCCAGCGCCTGCTGTGCTCGGAGGCCAACGTCGACGCGAAGAACATGCGCGACGGCAACCTCAAGGAGGACGACTGGACCCGCATCTCCAACGGCATCGGTCGGCTGGCCGAGTCGCCGTTGTGGATCGACGACAATCCCAACCTCACGATCATGGAGATCCGGGCCAAGGCACGCCGGCTGAAGAGCCGCACCGGCGACCTGGGCATGATCGTGGTGGACTACCTCCAGCTCATGACCGGCCGGGCCGGGGCCGAGAGTCGTCAGGTCGAGGTCGCCGAGATCAGTCGCGGTCTGAAGATCCTCGCTCGTGAGTTGCAGTGCCCCGTCGTGGGTCTGTCGCAGCTCTCGAGAAATCTCGAGATGCGACAGGACAAGCGCCCGATGCTCGCCGATCTTCGCGAGTCGGGCTCGATCGAACAGGACGCCGACGTCGTGATGTTCCTCTATCGCGACGAGGTGTACCACCCGGGCAGTGAGAACGAGGGCATGGCCGAAGTGATCGTGGCCAAGCATCGCAACGGCCCGACCGGCACCATCAATCTCGGGTTCCTCCCGAGGTTCACCGCGTTCAAGAATCTCACCCGCCGCGAGGTCTGATGCTGCTCGCGATCACGGTCGAGGAGTGGATCACCGCCGGCAGCGTGGCGGCGGGGTCTGTCGTCTTGATGGTGGTGCTCGGCCGCGTCCTCATGTCGTTCCTGAACCGACGCTTGGCGCAGCCGTCGCTGTCGGTGACGCTCGTCGTGCGGATGCTGCGTTGGGCGGTCCTGCTGTTCGGGTTCATCTACGCCGCGAGCGTGGTCGGTGTCGAGATCGGCCCGCTCATCGGCGCACTCGGCCTCGGCGGTCTGGCCATCGCGCTCGCGCTTCAGCCGGTGTTGCAGAACCTCTTCGCCGGGGTGGTGCTGCAAACCGAACGTCCGCTCGAGGTGGGTGAAGAGATCAAGACCAACGGCTACGAGGGAACGGTGATCGACGTGACCGGTCGAGCACTCGTCCTGCAGACCTTCGACGGCGAGCTCGTGACCATCCCCAACTCCCAGGTGCTCGACGCGCCGATCCTGAATCAGACCCGGAACACGAGCCGGCGATCCCGGATGACCGTCGGGGTGGCCTACGCCAGCGATCTGACCGATGCTGCCGAAGTGTTGCTCGATGCCGTGTCGAGCGTCGACGGTGTCATGTCGGAGCCGCCACCGACCGCCGCGGCGGTCGAGTTCGCCGATTCGTCGGTGAACTTCGAGCTCGCGTTCTGGCATTCCGGGGTGGAATCCTCCGAACGCGCGACCCGTGCCGGTGTGGTGACGGCGGTCCACAGTGCCCTCGCCGACGCCGGGATCTCCATTCCCTTCCCCCAACGAGACGTGCATCTGCCCGGATCGGGCTGAGCTAACGTCGAGGGATGCGTCCGGTCGTCCTCGTCGTAGTCGGTCTGGTGATGGGCGTGCTCGCGGTTCTCGGCGTCGCCGCGGTGCTGTTGAGCGACGACGCAAACGACGCCCAGCCGGCGCCCGTCGAGTTGTCGTTTCCCGCCGTCGAGCACGATCCCGAGGCTGCCGAGGATCTCGTCGTGGCGTGGAATCGTTGGCGTACCGCCACGTTCGTGAGTTCCGGTACATGGACCCGGACGCTCGACGGCGCCGGAGATCCGCTGACCGGCGACACCTACATCGCGCAGGAGCCGCCTCGTCGGGTGGTCGTGCGGTTGGGAGCGGTCATCGAATCCATCGACGGCTCGCTCGTCACCTGCGACAACCCGTCGGAACCGGTCATCGTGCCGGGGTGTTCGGAGGTGAACGGCGGGTTGACCTACGACGAACGACTCCAGGCCGAGATGTCGCTCGTTCTCAACTATGTGATCGGGGACCAGCGCATCTACGACGTGGCGGTGGTCGACGACTGTTTCCGGGTCGAACTCATTCCCGCCGCGCTGCGTTCGCCGTGGGGGCGGGCGGCCGAGTTCTGTTTCGACGAGGTCTCGGGCGCGCTGGCATCGAGCCGGGTCCGTCGTCAGAGCGCCGTCGACGAGGAGATCACCTTCTCCATCCGCACCGATGTCGACGACGACGACTTCCTGTCGGCATCGTCGGAAGGGTCGCCGTCGGGGGACTGAAACCATCGTGAAGAGGGGGTGGAGGCTGAACGAGTGCGCCAGCACCCTGGAAGGAAGCGCTGGTGGCGATGCGTTGGAGGGAGTGTTCAACCCCCACCCGTCCTCTTCGTGGCGACCGGGGGCGAATCCGGCGGCCACTGTGTGTATCGGAGCCGGATCCCGTGACTTGACCGACTCGGGTGAGGACGGGCCGAATGGCCCGGTTGGCAGGTCACCGAGGTCCGCACCAACATGGCGGAATGTTCCTTGGTGATGACCTTCTGCCGTGGTTGGTGTTGGCGATCGGTGGGGCGATGGCGGTCGGCAATCTCGCTGCGCTGGTCCGCCCGCCGGACGCGGCACACCACGAGGAGGATCTCGAGCGGGCTCCCGTGGCGCGCAGCATCGTCTTCATCGTGATCGGCGCCATCGCGGCGATCTGGGCCCTCGGCAGCCTCATCGCCGGCTAGCGGACACCCTGCGGGATGTGGTCCGCAGCTTGCCTGCGGGATGTGGTCCGCAGCTTGCCTGCGGGATGTGAATGTCGAGAGGGGGCGGAGGCTGAACGAGTGCGCCAGCACCCTGGAAAAGCGCTGGTGGCGATGCGTTGGAGGGAGTGTTCAACCCCCACCCGTCTCTCATGTGCCCGGCAGGGGCGAATCTGCCGGACGCTTGTATCTTCGGC
This is a stretch of genomic DNA from Acidimicrobiales bacterium. It encodes these proteins:
- a CDS encoding histone deacetylase; the protein is MLLVVTDERCADHMAGTNHPERPDRLRAAIDGVVQSGRREAVQLMSPRPAADSDLALVHTGGLIEHVRRVDAGGGGRLDPDTVMNNSSLGAALLAAGSVVTAAEELASQPGLRAAYSIVRPPGHHATAARSMGFCLFNSVAVAAATRAALGERVAIVDIDAHHGNGTQDIFYERDDVLFASIHQSPLYPGSGALTERGAGAGIGTTINLPLPPGATGDIARAGIADVIAPSIEAFAPDWIFISAGYDGHRDDPITNLGYTSGDIADMVADVQSMAPAGRCVVLLEGGYDLDAVRDSSAAVTAALLGERHRPEPATSGGPGAEVVEAARRLHHDT
- a CDS encoding CCA tRNA nucleotidyltransferase — translated: MSELPPGLDAVIERAGPLTRRFVDAGHRLYFVGGVVRDHLLERSRSENDLDATTDARPPRIKALVADVAEAVWTQGERFGTIGCTVDGQVYEITTHRAESYEHDSRKPTVVFGDRIDDDLARRDFTVNAMAVDLADGTLVDPHGGRADLAAGVLRTPLDPEVSFSEDPLRMLRAARFHAGYDLTPTPELTAAITTLLDRMEIVSVERIRDELQKLLLLDDPGPGFRLLAETGLLARVLPTLGELSPAEAEDRGHCAGAVRADAAARWAALLAPEGITASVPGSLRFSGALTRDVIWFASGGDWVSDPGGRPPEPPRIRRDAAMVPSERALGELLDWVAALRTTRGLPSDDIERYREAHRALLADEPDLADPAPLLTGEAVCAVLGIEPGREVGVAMTWLRELRLDEGPVDAPTAVRRLQAWWPNRPDARS
- a CDS encoding class I SAM-dependent methyltransferase; the protein is MSLHDHRLPDAARSLESVDFGPGVGADVERRLVGDVAGRRILDLGCGQGHTAVGLARRGARVIAIDHDVSQLGAARTLASTHDVTIEFHQAQPAELAFLAADHVDLAIAVTSLSFVQDLNRVFRQVHRVIRPSGHFVVSLPHPASLAADPVDPNRTTTPWDSPDPIGDRWIHTAESIVTSLTRTNFAVDQLLERRDEALVPATLVVRARKLGV
- a CDS encoding DUF5318 family protein, with the translated sequence MKLGLTEAARANAVRTGAGIDYRLAREATLAAWREGDLSTGQVCDAQRELRRNAEFCGVDLASPCPVCEADDLVEVTYVFGPRLPKHGRCVTSDKEMARIAARKSTSQGYVVEVCTTCGWNHLLRSRSFGG
- the panB gene encoding 3-methyl-2-oxobutanoate hydroxymethyltransferase, whose amino-acid sequence is MGKLTAPAIAAHKTRDGKDPLVMVTAYDAPGARMASEAGADLILVGDSLAMVVLGYDDTLQVSIDDMCHHTAAVARAKPDCHIVGDMPWMSYHVSPQETVQNAAALMRAGAHSVKLEGGRKRLPMIEQIIDAEIPVMGHIGLTPQSIHAMGGFKVQGKQAEHARKLVQAAKSLAHAGCFAIVLEGVPARVAEMVTAAVDIPTIGIGAGARCDGQVLVYHDLLGIEDRFVPKFVRRYADIKGQSVEAIRAYAADVRSGAFPNDAESYHMADEEAAELHLYGAG
- a CDS encoding aminotransferase class V-fold PLP-dependent enzyme; its protein translation is MPPIDVARARAETPGCRDLVHFNNAGAALPAARTLRTQIEHLELEARIGGYEAQEAEADRIQGVYDSIARLINATPAEIALMTSNTAGLDLFVYSLPWREGDRLLTTQSEYGANYVAYLHLARRTGISVEVVPNNEDGEFDVDALERMVDERVRLISVNHVPTNGGLVNPAAAIGRVANAHGIPYLLDACQSAGQLPLDVDDIGCDALTATGRKFLRGPRGTGFLWVRQSLLETIHPITIDHDGATWTSPTTYELKPDASRFETWEKSWAGFLGLGAAVDDALAWGLDPTRERIAEVASALRERLTEEVPDAAVHDLGREKCGIVTFSLGERQADEVKHALRDQGINVSVVGPGSALIDATARDLPPLVRASLHIYNTHDEIDALIDALRWR
- the rpsF gene encoding 30S ribosomal protein S6, yielding MAILRAYELMIIIDIDVPENDISKVIARTEGLITDEGGRIAKTDHWGRRRFAYEINHKTEGNYVVWEIVTETAGLPTTERQLRLADDIVRHKLFRLPEKEAAKRGLFGETAPAAAG
- the ssb gene encoding single-stranded DNA-binding protein, with protein sequence MAFDNTITVVGNVTRDPELRFTQGGMAVANFGIAWNKKKADGEEEVSFFNVSCFRQLAENVAESITKGSRVVVYGMLQQRSWDTPDGDRRSAVEIIADDVAPSLKWASADIRRNEFRGDGGGQGGGGGGSAPSRPAPNEAPPAYDMDEEPF
- the rplI gene encoding 50S ribosomal protein L9; translation: MILRQDVDGLGRKGDVCDVTDGHFRNLLSPKGLAMKATKGAEAQGEAMRRAASMRNAASRADAEEVATTLVPTVITISAKAGDGGRLFGSVGAAEIVEAVEAQTGIVVDRRSLNLEHPLKDLGQSMVMCKLHPEVEFPITVDIIEE
- the dnaB gene encoding replicative DNA helicase, giving the protein MSEIDTGRTARVPPHNLEAEESLLGAMLLSRDAIADAVEVTTVEQFYRPAHAHVFDAISTLYAAGDPVDPVTVAEELDRGGVLETIGGLDGLISLQLNTPATSNAGKYASIIQERYTLRRLIEVAGEIAEIGYGRPDDVTKAVDQAENMMFQVAQGRVADTMGEIRDLLDATLDRLEQLYEAGEGITGTPTGFVDLDALLSGLQPNALIIVGARPAMGKTAFALNMAAHAAVRENRPTLIFSLEMGHLELTQRLLCSEANVDAKNMRDGNLKEDDWTRISNGIGRLAESPLWIDDNPNLTIMEIRAKARRLKSRTGDLGMIVVDYLQLMTGRAGAESRQVEVAEISRGLKILARELQCPVVGLSQLSRNLEMRQDKRPMLADLRESGSIEQDADVVMFLYRDEVYHPGSENEGMAEVIVAKHRNGPTGTINLGFLPRFTAFKNLTRREV
- a CDS encoding mechanosensitive ion channel family protein; amino-acid sequence: MLLAITVEEWITAGSVAAGSVVLMVVLGRVLMSFLNRRLAQPSLSVTLVVRMLRWAVLLFGFIYAASVVGVEIGPLIGALGLGGLAIALALQPVLQNLFAGVVLQTERPLEVGEEIKTNGYEGTVIDVTGRALVLQTFDGELVTIPNSQVLDAPILNQTRNTSRRSRMTVGVAYASDLTDAAEVLLDAVSSVDGVMSEPPPTAAAVEFADSSVNFELAFWHSGVESSERATRAGVVTAVHSALADAGISIPFPQRDVHLPGSG